GAGAGAAACCAGGCCTCGTAATTGGGAGCGGTGGTGGTAGGTGACAACGGTTTGACGGAGAAAGCTAGAAAGAAGAGGTTGGCAGATGGATTCGAAGGCTTTATTGGCGGAGTTCAACGTGTGCGCCTCCAAGCCGCAGAAATCTTCTCGACGCGcgcataaaattttatatgcgcGCGCCTGATTTGATCTGCCATCGCTTCACGATGACAAGGAGAATGGAGGCTGAGTACGACAGCATCCAAGAGATTGTAATTTCAACAGACCAACAGATACTCGGATTATATGCGCGCGCCTGATTTGATCTGCCATCGCTTCACGATGACAAGGAGAATGGAGGCTGAGTACGACAGCATCCAAGAGATTGTAATTTCAACAGACCAACAGATACTCGATCCGATCCGTCTTGAATGCAACGAATTTTACCGAACCTAACTAAAATCCAAGATGATTATAgattctaaaaaataatattaaactccaaaaattttaaaaaataatattcaaaataaaaatggatTACATAAAATAAAACAGATTTTGTTCCTCTAAATTTCGAACTCATAACCATAACCAATGTTAGAATAGATGCGCTTTCTTCTGTACCATAATATATCTCTATATTTCTATCTAAAAGGTGCTTCATGTAGGATAGATGATCTAGTCTTTTTTGAATTCCAACCAATGTGAAACTAATAATGCCCTCTCTACTACACCATAATATGTTTCGTACTGAATCAGCTCGATATaactttaatataaatttttctttcaaaattataattattttataatatttacatgATGAGTTTTTTGCCAATCAGATCCAATCTCTATTATTTACTCGATTTGATCTAATTCAAAATAGCTACAGGATGCACATAAGtatgaaatttttaattatagattAGATATGGATATTAACCAATCTGATTCATATTCAACTCGTTGCAATCTCTAACAGCATAGCCGTCATTTACTTGATGAGAAAAAAGGACCGCTAGGCCATGGTCTGTATAGAAATTATTATGTGCATGGTTGTCTTATAGGCACCTCGGTTCTACGAAGGGCCAAGTAGATCTGTCAACGGATCAGATTCGAGTCAGAACCTGAATATTCAGATCCGGACCCGATCTTAGTTATTGATACCGGATCCGGATTTGAATCCGAATTCGGATCCGAATACCCGATGGATCTAGCCTTGAAGTACCAGATCCAGACCCTAATGGGTCTCGGGTATCCGAACCCGATTTCGGAATCCGAAACTTATatttaaatttctaaaaaaaaacttaaaaattatataataacctagaaaaatatctaaaaattatacaatcatatgatcatacaaataaaagtataaaagttGTTTAAATTCAATAAGTAAAACTCCAATTAAAGCATCCAAAAACATAACAACATACCATTATAATAACAACAtacaattataatatatatatatatatatatatatatatataattcagatTTCGGGTCTGTCGAGTTTGGGTATTAAATATCTAGACTCTATCAGTTTACATGATAGTTTATCAGATTCGGATCCGGATCCAGATAATCGGGTCCAATACTAATATCAGATCTAAATCCGCCGGATAAATACTCGCAGGTCTCGGATCCGGTCTGTTGACAGCTCCAGGGCCAAGAGTATACCAAGTGCAGAAATGGTCACCCAAGTAGATGAGATCcccccaccccaaaaaaaaaaaaataaaacaacagATGTCAGCGTGACATcaaacgaaaagaaaaaaaatctcatattGAATCATACCGTTCAATATTTAGGTCATCCTGTTCCATCTTTAAACAAGAATGGTCAGCTTCAGGAACGTAAGTGAAGTTTACTGAAGCATTGAGTAAATACTGATGAAACCACAAGGTTGGTGAATGTTTTGATTTTATCCAAAGACAGGTTCATAATTGCCCTCCTCCTGCATTCGATCAATAAACTCCTTGTGGACATACTGCCTGATAGGCATGTCTGGTAGTTCGCAGCCTGTAACCCTCTCGGCGATTCCCAGGGAATAGGAGGATATATAGCGGCAACGCTATGTTGCATCTAAAGCTCATCAAATCTAATCAGAAATCTTTGTTATTATATTAGTTTTAATTCGGAGTAACAAATGGCCATGCATAGTAGGTCGACAAAAAATCAGAACCTGTCAAGTGGCTGGTGGGAAAATGTTAGTGGAGCACCTGGAAGGCTGGAAGCCCCATTAGGAGATTGCAGAGCTAAATAAGATTTGTTTTCATGCATATTGGTGAAATCTGGTACCAGCAACATCATAATTAGAAAAATTCCCCAACCATGCCATATCTGTTTGACATTTGTGGCGGAATGGTTGAGAAGGTGAACAAACCAAAAGCTCCCCCTCCCACCGATCACCAACCAAGACATTGTTTTCTGAACTCCCCTCAGCATCTCTAGCTATAAAAAGCGCAGCATCAAAACTTAATCATCACAGAAAATATACAAGCCTTGGCTCTTTCTTCCACTCGTATATAGCCACAAGCTCTTCTCTCCCATTTACGTATATACCTATGGCTTCTCAAACTTGGTGCCTCCTAGCTTTGCTTGTGACGTTGATGAGCACTGATGGAAGCCATGCAGCACGCCATCTTTTAGATACTCCGGCACCGGAGACTGCACCAGCTGCTACGCCGTCCCTGCCATCGATACCGACGATCCAATCGCCTCCTTTGCCATCCATGCCAACACTGCCAAAGCCATCTTTGCCTCCAATGCCGACCATGCCGGCCGGCTCGATGCCTTCTCTGCCTCAGCCTGCAATCCCTACTGGAACGTTGCCTCCGATGCCGGCTATCCCATTGCCCACCATTCCTTCCATTCCAAAGAGCATTCCTCCATTGTCTTCAATTCCAATCACCGTGCCGTCGATCCCTGGTGTCCAGCTACCACCCATCCCTTTCCTCTCTCCACCGTCGAGCCCGTGAATGCCGCAAACTATTGAAACTGCAGCAAGATTTGGAGTTGGAGAGGTCTGAGGTCTATTACGTTTATGTACTGCTGGCTATGTATGCTGTTCGTGCCATATATGAATCTGAGAGTGTTCAGTATTTTTATTGGTTGGTTTGTAATGTATTCGTCATTCATATatatgaattggatttagtttcttGGTTTCAAGTCTGTTAGGTGCCTTTGCTTCTATGATTTTTTTAGACGAAAAATTGTTGTCATTCTCTGTGAATTCCCCATCCATAATATAAGGAACTAAGTAGCGGCCCTTGGTCCAAGTACCGTAGCTTCTCTGTTTCAAACTATGAGATGAAAAGGAAAATGgatttctacaaaaaaaaaaaaaaaaaggaaaaatggaCAATATGTGGAGGAGATCAATactgcaataattttttttttaagaaagagcAAAAACATGCATCAAAAGTTTGGAAAGGAAAAACAAAGAAAACTGAAAAAGATGCGAAATCAATCCAGGAATTCACCCACATGACTTCTTTGCTTACCATCTCAATACAAGAAAGTTATTTTATTGTGACAACTTATGTGTGACAATTACATATTTTTGCATGCAAAATATCGAACGGTGACGACAACTAATAGCTGTCCCAAATTAGAAGTTTTAGTCATCTTTTAAGACCATGAAAAACATCATCAAAAAATGATTATTTTAGATGACAATATTTCAACGGTCGTTGCGACAGGCTGCCACTATAATTAAATCCTGGCACCAAACAGAAGTTATAGAGTGAAAAGTTATCACAAAAGCATAGCTTTTCTTGTGACAAGCAATTCTTTCATCGCAATGAATGTTTCTTTGTGACAAGTTTTTTCATTGTcatgtaaatatatatttataagataATCTGATTTGAGACCCAAACCAGTTTATCAAGTCGACCTGATCAATTATTTTAAGAAACTCTCCTTCTTGAACATAGGCAGGAGGAAGGGATTATAAATTTATGTTTCCAGATATTTCTAACTGTTGATTTTAATTTAGAGCATCGTTAGCATCTGATTGAGGAGTTTAAGCTATTAATTGTAGCTTATGCATAGAgttctattatataattatgatGAGTCATCATATTCTAGTAGATATGCaattcataaaataaaattaataatcttAAAATGAATACAATACTTAACAAGTACTTAATCCAAACGGGAGATCAATGTGGCCAGTGAAGTTGCGTCAATTGGTTACACCAGCTTTATATTAAAACATATTTGAAAAGTCATTAATATCCATAAGTAGTAATATTCAATTTAAATCCTAAAATTGGATATTTTTAACAATAACCACATTTCACTGATAAAGAGGTTATCTATATGATATATAGAGTCCTAAAAATGAAAAAAGCTCAAATGATAGTCTAATTAGTTTTGTTCTAAAAATGAAAAAAGCTCAAATGATTCTCATATTATTTATCATACATTTATACAAGTACTGTTTCACTCTCAAAGAATTGTGCTTCAAGGTGTAGAGGACAAATTAAATCACTTAGGGACccaaaatttgaatttattaaaGTGAATTTTAACAAATTGTTCTAGCTACTTTtagaacaaatatttttttacattaacATTATAAGTTAATGATTTTACTTGGTAGTTGAGAGGCTTAAGAGGTGTTCAAGTCGGTCAGTGATTCGAGACTGTCTGGGTTGGGCCATAGGAAACATGGATTGAGGTCTGGATTTAATAAAATGATGATAATACTTTTTGTGATAACACATGTTGTCCCCGAGTAAAGGCCTTTATAATGCCCTTTGCTGTCACCAAATATTCGAACCTTATCATTATTGTTGCTATTAAGTGATAAAGTATACATCTTTTAGTGACAACTTTTCTTGTCATAGTAACAGGCATGTTTGCTGATAATGAACTATCATCATGAAAGCCTTTGAGATTTGATGAGGACATTATTTTTGTCATTAGGAACAAATATACGTTGTCTTATGACGATCAAAATCTTGTCAAGAAAACTTTTAGTGATAAGATTTTGATTTCCAATGATTGCATTCGAATTCAATGTGTCTACACTTGCATTTGTAAAACATCAACGAAGAACTCCTATAACACAAATTTGGTTGAGAGGCACCATGCAATGTATTTTAATAAATGGTCGATTAGTTAACTTCACATGAGGATAGACATTTTAAGCTttgttatttttaaatataatgaataattaatttataaaattaccgACATTCATTGGTTTCGATAGCATAAATTAACAGTGCATGAGATCTTTAAATTCTTAATGCAAAGCCCTATGTTACAAATACCTTCAGTGGATGTTTGGTTCatgattgaaattgaaattggAATCAAAATAGTGTATCCTCCGAAATATTTGATTCATGAGtagaatcaaaattggaatgaaGATTTGAATCCTTAGAAGAGAGTATGGATTAGATTTTATGAGTATTAGACTATTCTCCCCTCATCCTAGAATCAGAACCAAAATGGAACTCCCTTCAATCAAATAATTGGAATGAGAATCGTCTATTCTCATTCTCATTCCAAACCACAACTCTTTCCAACTAAACACTCCCTTAAATAAACTGCACATGTAATGCAAGTATGATGCACATCCCAATAGACTGTTACATTGGAACCTCGTCTGATATCTTAGAACAACAACATGCAAGAACTCACCACCAACcccaagagagaagaaaaaatgccCTTGTCATGTGTTTAGGCTGTATGCCATAGAAAAACCAGCTTCTTTAATGCCATTGGCGCTTTGCCAAGCTGCCcatgttattttatttataaattttgaaattagagaGATTAGTACTAACTAAATTGCTGATTAACAAAAATTTATCCATCACACTCTTAGATGACATAGCATCAAGAAAACTGACACTCATCCCAAAGCCTCATTAGAGCACATTTCTGGTGGCCAGTACCAACAGTAGGTCCAAGGCTCTAAGATGTAGCTAGAAACGTCGACGTCCAATCGGGGAATATTTGGCGAAATTAACCTTACCATTTTTCTCACATCTAGGTCTTGGCGTTGCACTCTTGTCCCAAGAATTTAGCTCGATGGGTCATATGCTAAGCCTTAAGTCTCACGTGTCAGCTGAGTCTTCGTTCCTGCGGTCATATGCCGTCCGCCCGCGAGAGCACAGAGTCACGGTATTGTGAGCAGACTAATCTCTTAAGTTTAACATGTGAGCTTGTGATGAGGATCCAAACACACATGGCTTGTCTCTTTCGTGGGAAGAAGGTTTCACCTTCCTCCGCAAAAATTCACCATTGGATCGCAATAAAGGCCACTACAAGAACTACACAAACAGATTAATGAAGTTCTGAATGCTTAGAGATCTCCAACGATTTATATTGccaaaaaaaagatcaattatTCTTTTGCACAAAATATACAACCGAGACCCAATCTGAACCTGGTGCAATATGAGTGTTAGTCAGCATGCACCTAAAAATAATTCTAACTTACCAACAAAACAATCTTCCGGTTAAAATGTTTTTCATATACGGCTACTCACAGGACAGCATTCATAAAAAAGCTACAAACCAAGTTTTATTTTATTGCATTGTACAGAACAAGCACTTCAGGCACATAACTAGAGCCagaggggggggggaggggggtagGAGAATCTCACGATCAGAACCTTCAAGAATTTGTAACACGCATTTTGAATGCTGAAGACATGGTATTAATTTAGTTGACCGATAAGATCAAGCAAATCCAGGTAATTGGTAGAATGGTACGTGAATGATATGAAAGACAACAATTATGCTTAGGAAGAGCGTACCAACACATACAAATAATGAGAAGTGAGATGGCAAATCTAACAATATAAGCACCAACCATTGTGATCTTACCTTGACGGAAACAGTTGAATAGGCCGTTCGGCCAATAGTTTTCATCATATGAATCCAAAGTTGAAAGCTAGGGCCAAAAGGTTAATTAATTTATTGTCAGGAATTCAACCAAAGTCTACAAATACTACAAATAGCTCACCTCGCACGTCCTGAATTCAGACGTCACACTTGAGAGGGTTGCTAATGCAGCAACAAAAGGGGGAAAGGAGGAAACTTGCAACCAAGAGCTTAGAGTATACGACTCCACATCCACCCACCAGCATATCTTGATTCTAAAAGGACATTCGAGTACTAGAAAATCTAAACAACAGACATCCAACCTTTTCAATTCAAGCTTATTTGGACAGGTCTTCCACATGCTCCTGTTTCTTAAACCTAGAAAACTTCCATCAGTTTCCATAACGAGTCCGACCTT
This genomic window from Elaeis guineensis isolate ETL-2024a chromosome 13, EG11, whole genome shotgun sequence contains:
- the LOC140853450 gene encoding uncharacterized protein, whose translation is MASQTWCLLALLVTLMSTDGSHAARHLLDTPAPETAPAATPSLPSIPTIQSPPLPSMPTLPKPSLPPMPTMPAGSMPSLPQPAIPTGTLPPMPAIPLPTIPSIPKSIPPLSSIPITVPSIPGVQLPPIPFLSPPSSP